From the genome of Ferroacidibacillus organovorans, one region includes:
- a CDS encoding XdhC family protein produces MSRLLEARAIVERIKDAFTRGQAACLLSITSVIGSAYRQPGAKMMMTEDESMYGTLSGGCLEGDLLNYALEAMSDGHPRLCTYDLRENELWSLGIGCKGMVEIMVWPVRENDPFYQSLFSAIESDHPVTMIMELPAGGRALLSGDDLIYTECQIEPEVVEHGRARATTRTRAECIAAGQKNYFVDTMRKPEHLVICGAGHDAIPLCAMAQQVGFAVTILDPRKAFNQAERFPGANHHVAEADSVDQAMFADAFWVIMNHHQARDEASIALAARTNPRYIGVLGPLARTKEMLEATQLTLVDGPFHAPVGLDLGSETVEEVAVSILSELMAARSGRSATPLHAREKVHS; encoded by the coding sequence ATGTCCAGACTCTTGGAGGCGCGCGCAATCGTCGAGCGAATCAAAGATGCGTTCACACGTGGGCAGGCTGCCTGCCTTTTGTCAATTACGTCTGTCATCGGTTCGGCCTATCGGCAACCCGGCGCGAAAATGATGATGACGGAAGACGAATCCATGTATGGCACGTTGAGCGGTGGATGCCTCGAAGGCGATCTGTTGAATTACGCACTGGAGGCGATGAGCGACGGACATCCGCGCTTATGCACCTATGACTTGCGCGAGAATGAACTCTGGAGCCTTGGGATCGGCTGCAAAGGCATGGTCGAGATCATGGTGTGGCCTGTTCGGGAAAACGACCCATTCTATCAATCCCTGTTTAGCGCGATCGAATCCGATCACCCTGTCACGATGATCATGGAGTTGCCAGCGGGGGGGCGAGCGCTCCTCTCTGGCGACGATCTGATCTATACCGAGTGCCAAATTGAACCTGAAGTGGTGGAGCACGGACGCGCGCGGGCAACCACGCGAACGCGTGCAGAATGCATCGCTGCAGGGCAAAAAAACTATTTTGTCGACACAATGCGAAAGCCCGAACACCTCGTCATCTGCGGCGCAGGCCATGACGCGATTCCACTGTGCGCGATGGCACAGCAGGTTGGATTCGCAGTGACCATCCTTGATCCTCGCAAGGCATTCAACCAAGCAGAGCGCTTTCCTGGGGCGAATCACCACGTGGCCGAAGCAGACTCGGTTGATCAAGCAATGTTTGCTGACGCGTTTTGGGTCATCATGAATCACCATCAAGCCCGTGATGAGGCTTCGATCGCTCTGGCTGCGCGCACGAATCCGCGCTATATCGGTGTACTCGGCCCACTCGCAAGAACAAAAGAGATGCTGGAAGCCACCCAGTTGACGCTTGTCGACGGTCCTTTTCACGCACCTGTCGGCCTGGATCTTGGCAGCGAAACCGTTGAGGAAGTGGCCGTCAGCATTCTCTCTGAACTGATGGCTGCGCGCAGCGGACGATCTGCTACGCCGCTTCACGCGCGCGAAAAGGTGCACTCGTAA
- a CDS encoding SDR family oxidoreductase, which translates to MSQVQDRLFAGKVALVTGGGTGIGKGIAKELAARGAHVIIASRSLENLTPAVAEVTAQGGSIEAHIMDVRNTDQIEALLKTVKQTRRGIDFLVNNAAGNFLVPTRKLSYNGWKTVIDIVLNGTFYCTKVFGEDMIERGEGGKIINIVATYAWHGSPGVVHSAAAKAGVVALTRSLAVEWAPYDLQINAIAPGPIEGTGGQERLFPDEVVEAVRQSIPAKRLGQTSEVGKAAAFLLSPDASFITGEVLTMDGGAWLGKGMLERFAEMPTFRKGTP; encoded by the coding sequence ATGAGCCAGGTTCAGGATCGGCTATTTGCCGGGAAGGTTGCACTCGTGACAGGGGGAGGAACTGGGATTGGCAAAGGAATTGCAAAAGAGCTCGCAGCGCGAGGGGCGCATGTCATCATCGCCAGTCGCTCGCTGGAAAACCTGACGCCTGCGGTCGCAGAGGTGACTGCACAAGGCGGTTCGATTGAAGCGCACATCATGGATGTGCGAAACACCGATCAGATTGAGGCGCTTTTAAAAACGGTTAAACAGACGCGAAGAGGGATCGATTTTCTTGTTAACAATGCGGCCGGCAATTTTCTCGTACCCACCCGCAAGCTGTCGTACAACGGATGGAAAACCGTGATTGACATTGTATTGAATGGCACTTTTTATTGCACAAAAGTCTTTGGCGAAGACATGATCGAGCGGGGGGAGGGCGGAAAAATCATCAATATCGTGGCGACATACGCCTGGCATGGTTCGCCTGGTGTTGTCCATTCGGCCGCCGCCAAGGCGGGAGTGGTCGCACTGACACGATCTCTCGCCGTTGAGTGGGCGCCCTATGACCTGCAAATCAATGCGATTGCACCTGGGCCCATCGAAGGTACAGGCGGACAGGAGCGCCTGTTTCCAGATGAGGTGGTTGAGGCGGTGCGCCAATCGATCCCGGCCAAGCGACTTGGGCAGACGAGCGAGGTCGGCAAAGCTGCGGCGTTTTTGCTCAGCCCAGACGCTTCATTTATCACAGGAGAAGTGTTGACGATGGACGGCGGCGCCTGGCTTGGCAAAGGGATGTTGGAAAGGTTTGCAGAAATGCCAACCTTTCGCAAAGGAACGCCGTAA
- a CDS encoding enoyl-CoA hydratase/isomerase family protein: MEELKIAQIDGVRVITLNRPERLNALHEALADELVKALADASRDDEVRVVVLTGAGRGFCAGLDLTSQSLEKESQRSRAVQLDPLGWVGRQALAVTACDKPVIAAMNGIAAGAGLALALACDLRYIAEDATLTTGYIRRGLSPDAGVTYFLPRLCGMADATELIMTGRTVTADEANALRIVNRVFARATFQEEVMKIARELAAGPPLALTHSKRLLAGTYDHSLADQLKLEWTAIHQCFASEDVREGIQSFLEKRAPQFTGK, encoded by the coding sequence ATGGAGGAATTGAAGATTGCGCAGATCGACGGAGTGCGCGTCATTACGCTGAATCGACCGGAGCGGTTGAACGCGCTCCATGAAGCGCTGGCAGACGAACTCGTAAAGGCGCTGGCAGACGCGTCGCGTGACGACGAGGTGCGCGTTGTCGTTTTAACAGGTGCGGGAAGAGGTTTTTGCGCGGGACTCGATCTCACTTCGCAGTCGCTTGAAAAGGAAAGTCAACGGTCGCGCGCAGTGCAGCTTGATCCACTTGGGTGGGTAGGGCGGCAGGCGCTGGCAGTGACTGCGTGTGACAAACCGGTCATCGCGGCGATGAATGGTATTGCGGCTGGTGCGGGCCTTGCGCTCGCCCTCGCGTGCGATCTTCGCTACATCGCAGAAGATGCCACGCTCACGACGGGCTACATCCGGCGCGGACTGTCGCCGGACGCCGGTGTGACGTATTTTTTGCCGCGACTTTGTGGGATGGCTGACGCGACAGAACTCATCATGACGGGGCGTACGGTGACGGCGGATGAGGCGAACGCGCTGCGCATCGTGAATCGCGTATTTGCGCGCGCAACGTTCCAGGAAGAGGTCATGAAAATAGCCCGCGAACTGGCCGCGGGCCCGCCGCTTGCCTTGACGCATTCAAAGCGGCTGCTCGCAGGAACCTACGATCATTCTCTCGCGGATCAACTCAAACTGGAGTGGACGGCGATTCACCAGTGTTTTGCGTCTGAAGATGTGAGAGAGGGTATCCAGTCTTTTCTTGAAAAACGGGCGCCGCAGTTTACTGGGAAATAA
- a CDS encoding ATP-binding protein, whose protein sequence is MNTGTSVLLNFLIIIVLVFVDYFMVQSFSRLREMQSTVRTIRSLVTILSCILVPISVTGKLDYNFELVPLLIGSLYSGVQAATVLFAATLGMEWILDGTAHATGFAVTSVVLFPFVAALSDFYLKQRLIWRNVLFVVLLVGATTLHVALLVRVTGICEANNLYLILLNLAVGWINVMLVEIFNELTRMRERIFGYEKLSFARELAAAFAHEIRNPLTVAKGFVQLLRETPIHEEKQNAYLSLIEEDLAHAEQIINDYLVYARPELASVEEIEVTAELRHVSDLMYSYGVGHGVNVTVFLHCQETYIIGDRGKLYQALINIMKNGIEAMSEGGTLTVRLSRLNKQLAIAIQDQGVGMTDEEVKRLGIPFYSNKANGTGLGMMVSYSIIEMMKGQVHVMSEKGVGTVFTILFPIAREG, encoded by the coding sequence ATGAATACTGGCACGTCAGTCCTGTTAAATTTTTTGATCATTATTGTTTTGGTGTTTGTCGATTATTTCATGGTTCAATCTTTCTCGCGACTGCGCGAGATGCAGTCCACGGTACGAACGATCCGCTCACTGGTGACAATCCTGTCCTGTATTCTTGTTCCGATTTCGGTGACAGGCAAGCTTGACTATAATTTTGAACTTGTCCCACTCTTGATTGGTTCACTCTACTCTGGCGTGCAGGCGGCGACCGTACTTTTTGCGGCGACGCTCGGGATGGAGTGGATTTTGGATGGCACGGCACATGCGACCGGTTTTGCCGTGACCTCCGTGGTGCTTTTTCCGTTTGTCGCGGCACTCTCGGACTTTTATCTCAAACAGAGACTGATCTGGCGAAATGTTCTTTTCGTTGTGCTGTTGGTGGGAGCGACGACGCTCCACGTCGCTCTTCTTGTGCGCGTGACAGGCATATGTGAAGCAAATAATCTCTATTTGATTCTTTTAAACCTGGCGGTCGGCTGGATCAATGTGATGCTGGTGGAGATTTTCAATGAGCTTACGCGCATGCGAGAGCGCATCTTCGGCTATGAAAAACTGTCGTTTGCTCGTGAACTCGCCGCAGCCTTCGCACATGAGATACGAAATCCCTTGACGGTGGCAAAGGGATTTGTGCAGCTTTTGCGGGAAACGCCAATTCATGAGGAGAAACAGAATGCATACCTGTCCTTGATTGAAGAAGATCTGGCGCATGCAGAACAGATTATTAACGATTATTTGGTCTATGCCCGCCCAGAACTCGCAAGTGTGGAAGAAATCGAAGTAACGGCAGAACTTCGTCACGTTTCTGACCTTATGTATTCCTATGGTGTCGGGCATGGCGTCAATGTGACGGTTTTTCTTCATTGTCAAGAGACATACATCATAGGCGATCGCGGGAAGCTTTATCAGGCGCTGATCAACATCATGAAAAATGGCATTGAGGCGATGAGTGAGGGTGGGACATTAACGGTGCGACTCTCGCGCTTAAACAAGCAACTCGCGATTGCGATTCAGGATCAGGGTGTGGGCATGACAGATGAGGAAGTCAAGCGACTCGGCATTCCGTTTTATTCAAATAAAGCCAATGGCACGGGCCTTGGCATGATGGTTTCTTATTCCATCATTGAAATGATGAAAGGACAGGTGCACGTGATGAGTGAAAAAGGCGTGGGTACCGTTTTTACCATTCTCTTTCCAATCGCACGTGAAGGGTGA
- a CDS encoding class II aldolase/adducin family protein, with protein sequence MMTGSGLGPNKRGVMPSFESVEEERRHRKERLAGAFRLFSLFGFNEGVAGHITVRDPEHRDQFWVNPFGMHFGHIRVSDLLLVNHAGEIVEGKGALNAAAFAIHSQVHLARPDVIAAAHAHSVYGKAWSSLGRLLEPITQDACAFYEDHVLFDDYTGVVYDLEEGKRISATLGTTKAAILRNHGLLTVGQSVDEAAWWFITMERSCQAQLLAEAVGEPVLIDPPYAALTAQQVGSHQAGWFSFQPLWDKISREQPDLFE encoded by the coding sequence ATGATGACAGGTTCAGGTCTTGGTCCTAACAAGCGAGGCGTTATGCCTTCTTTTGAAAGCGTTGAAGAAGAGCGTCGTCACCGCAAAGAGCGGTTGGCTGGCGCTTTTCGTCTATTCTCGCTCTTTGGATTTAATGAAGGTGTCGCGGGCCATATCACTGTGCGCGATCCTGAACATCGGGATCAATTCTGGGTCAATCCATTCGGCATGCATTTTGGTCATATTCGAGTTTCTGATCTGCTGCTGGTCAATCACGCCGGGGAGATCGTGGAAGGCAAAGGTGCGCTAAACGCTGCGGCATTTGCCATTCACTCACAGGTTCACCTTGCGCGACCTGACGTGATCGCAGCGGCACACGCGCATTCTGTGTATGGCAAGGCGTGGTCGAGCCTCGGACGCCTGCTTGAACCGATCACGCAAGACGCGTGCGCTTTTTATGAAGATCACGTTCTCTTTGATGATTATACTGGGGTCGTCTACGATCTTGAAGAGGGAAAACGCATCAGCGCGACGCTTGGGACAACCAAAGCGGCAATCTTGCGCAATCACGGTTTGTTGACGGTGGGGCAGAGTGTTGATGAGGCAGCCTGGTGGTTTATCACGATGGAGCGTTCGTGTCAGGCGCAATTGCTCGCAGAAGCGGTTGGAGAACCTGTTTTGATTGATCCTCCATACGCGGCGCTCACTGCACAGCAAGTGGGTTCTCATCAAGCAGGATGGTTTAGTTTTCAACCATTGTGGGACAAAATCTCCCGTGAGCAGCCCGATCTGTTCGAGTGA
- a CDS encoding endonuclease III domain-containing protein, translating into MDANQEVRESEMTPMTPQDETQPCADCAESQATDAKAQSDHILTLYQKLLAHFGDPQWWPAASREEMIIGAILVQNVSWKNTEKALQLVREKFGFTFLALREAPIEELAACVRSTRFYQSKAARLKAFAFWIEAQCKDNLDQLFARDLTELRRLLLLAPGIGPETADDILLYAANQPSFVIDTYTKRIMRRVGIGPERDSYEAWRAYFMERLPPDALLYNRYHALIDRLGNQLCRVKDPLCSDCPLKDCCVHARAKSLLD; encoded by the coding sequence TTGGATGCAAATCAAGAAGTGCGCGAAAGCGAGATGACGCCGATGACACCTCAAGACGAAACACAGCCTTGTGCAGATTGCGCCGAGTCGCAAGCTACAGATGCAAAAGCGCAGAGCGATCACATCCTCACGCTCTACCAAAAACTCCTCGCACACTTTGGCGACCCGCAGTGGTGGCCTGCTGCATCGCGCGAAGAGATGATCATTGGCGCCATTCTCGTTCAAAATGTATCGTGGAAAAACACGGAGAAGGCACTCCAACTCGTGCGCGAAAAATTCGGATTTACGTTTCTCGCGCTGCGAGAGGCGCCGATCGAAGAACTCGCCGCATGCGTACGCTCGACACGTTTTTATCAGAGCAAGGCCGCCCGTTTGAAGGCGTTTGCCTTCTGGATCGAAGCGCAGTGCAAAGACAATCTCGACCAACTGTTTGCGCGCGATCTCACTGAATTGCGCAGACTCCTTCTTTTGGCTCCAGGGATTGGCCCTGAGACCGCAGACGATATCCTCCTCTACGCGGCCAATCAGCCATCCTTCGTGATCGACACGTACACCAAGCGCATCATGCGACGCGTTGGCATCGGCCCGGAGCGCGATTCGTACGAGGCGTGGCGCGCCTATTTCATGGAACGCCTCCCGCCAGACGCGCTCTTGTACAATCGCTACCACGCCTTGATCGATCGTTTAGGCAATCAGCTGTGCCGCGTAAAAGACCCGCTTTGCAGCGATTGCCCGCTCAAAGACTGCTGCGTGCATGCGCGTGCCAAAAGCCTCTTGGACTAG
- a CDS encoding gamma-glutamyltransferase family protein — MKFDSLTYPFSSRRSVVYAEKGMVATAQPLAAQAGLRILMQGGNAVDAAIATAACLTVVEPTANGIGGDAFAIISVNGKLHGLNASGYAPHGISREAVRARGHEKMPHLGVLPITVPGAPAGWVEMSRRFGRLPLEDVLKPAIDYAQNGYPLSPGVAHDWARAAKAYGAASDKAVASWFETFARGGFSAKPGARAYLPDHAATLMSIAKSAGESFYRGELAEKMAAFVQANGGFLTRDDLAAYAPEWVDPIGATYRGHTVWEIPPNGQGIIAQMALRILDSFLFAEFGSAHTVHVQLEAMKMAFSEGLREISDPRAMRVSVESLLSDAFARSRAARICEQALDPDPVTPHPGGTVYLATADGDGQMVSMIQSNYMGFGSGVVVPGTGISMQNRGHTFSLDESHVNRLEPGKKTYHTIIPGFLTKGDTPIGPFGVMGGFMQPQGHVQVIMNTLDFHMNPQAALDAPRWQWTAGKSVDVEHTMPAHVIEDLVRRGHDVRVQLAGRNFGRGQIIWRDEQGVFCGGTEARADGQIAAW, encoded by the coding sequence ATGAAATTCGATTCACTCACGTATCCGTTTTCATCGAGAAGAAGCGTGGTCTACGCTGAAAAAGGCATGGTAGCGACAGCCCAGCCGCTCGCGGCGCAGGCAGGGTTGCGCATCCTGATGCAGGGAGGGAATGCCGTCGATGCGGCCATCGCGACTGCCGCATGCCTGACCGTTGTTGAACCGACGGCAAACGGCATTGGGGGCGACGCGTTCGCGATCATCTCTGTCAACGGCAAATTGCACGGCTTGAACGCGAGCGGCTACGCACCCCATGGCATCTCACGCGAAGCGGTGCGTGCGCGCGGTCATGAAAAAATGCCACACCTCGGTGTATTGCCCATTACGGTGCCGGGTGCGCCCGCAGGATGGGTCGAGATGTCGCGGCGCTTTGGTCGCTTGCCGCTCGAAGACGTGTTAAAGCCGGCGATTGACTATGCGCAAAATGGCTACCCGCTTTCTCCTGGTGTCGCACACGACTGGGCGCGCGCGGCAAAAGCGTATGGCGCAGCGAGCGACAAGGCGGTTGCGTCGTGGTTTGAGACGTTTGCGCGCGGAGGATTCTCTGCGAAACCGGGCGCGCGGGCGTACTTGCCTGATCACGCGGCAACCCTTATGAGCATCGCAAAATCAGCGGGAGAGAGCTTTTATCGCGGTGAACTCGCCGAGAAAATGGCGGCGTTTGTGCAGGCAAACGGGGGATTTCTCACGCGCGACGATCTGGCGGCGTATGCGCCGGAGTGGGTGGATCCGATCGGTGCGACCTATCGCGGGCACACCGTTTGGGAGATTCCCCCGAATGGGCAGGGCATCATCGCGCAGATGGCTTTGCGCATCCTGGACTCATTCCTCTTTGCAGAGTTTGGCTCGGCGCATACGGTACACGTCCAGCTTGAGGCGATGAAGATGGCGTTTTCGGAGGGGTTGCGCGAGATTAGCGATCCGCGCGCAATGCGTGTATCCGTCGAATCGCTGCTGTCTGACGCGTTTGCCCGATCGCGCGCGGCGCGCATTTGCGAGCAAGCGCTCGATCCAGATCCTGTGACCCCGCATCCGGGCGGGACGGTGTATCTTGCGACGGCAGATGGTGACGGCCAGATGGTCTCGATGATTCAGAGTAACTACATGGGGTTTGGCAGCGGCGTCGTCGTTCCCGGTACGGGGATCTCCATGCAGAATCGCGGCCATACGTTCTCGCTTGATGAATCTCACGTCAACCGCTTGGAGCCAGGCAAGAAAACCTATCACACGATCATCCCAGGATTTTTGACAAAAGGCGATACGCCGATTGGACCGTTTGGCGTCATGGGCGGATTTATGCAGCCGCAAGGCCATGTTCAAGTGATCATGAACACGCTTGATTTTCACATGAATCCACAGGCGGCACTTGACGCGCCGCGCTGGCAGTGGACAGCAGGAAAATCGGTTGACGTAGAGCACACAATGCCAGCGCATGTGATTGAAGATTTGGTGCGGCGCGGGCATGACGTGCGGGTGCAATTGGCCGGGCGCAACTTTGGTCGCGGCCAGATCATCTGGCGCGATGAGCAGGGCGTCTTTTGTGGTGGCACGGAGGCGCGCGCAGACGGTCAGATCGCGGCTTGGTAA
- the rmuC gene encoding DNA recombination protein RmuC: MNSLIVWLQLVLIALGIAAFFTRKPNHSARGEDLYRMREEISQEISKELSRQRVEDAQQNAVLRQELSTMGAELRQTVDAFSQQMQRTVQTEYRQLAETLERSSTATRRELVELGERTLRQTDERLASLQGTVDEKLRFLQQSNEQKLEQMRQTVDEKLHATLEKRLGESFRLVSERLELVHKGLGDMQSLAHGVGDLKRMMQSVKVRGTWGEVQLQSLLEHVLTDGQYARNVQVVPGSAERVDFALRLPGRSASSDEPVWLPLDSKFPLEDYQRLVEAQEVADLSRMEEAGKALERRLLQEAGSIAAKYIHPPATTDFALLFLPTEGLYAEAIKRPGLVERLQREHRVVIAGPTTLGALLNSLQMGFRTLAIEQRSTEVWKTLGSVKTEFQKFGSIIEKVRKKMDAASSEFQGVEVRTRAMQRALRAVEALPVTEHDASHVELQNFMYDEEHALVSDES; this comes from the coding sequence ATGAATAGTCTGATAGTATGGTTGCAGTTGGTTCTCATCGCGCTCGGCATTGCTGCGTTTTTCACGCGAAAACCGAATCATTCTGCGCGGGGCGAAGATTTATATCGCATGCGAGAAGAGATTTCGCAGGAAATTTCCAAAGAGTTGTCAAGGCAACGGGTGGAGGATGCACAACAGAATGCCGTACTGCGCCAAGAGCTTTCCACCATGGGCGCTGAGTTGAGGCAGACGGTTGACGCGTTTTCGCAACAGATGCAGCGCACCGTTCAAACGGAGTATCGACAGCTTGCGGAAACGCTTGAGCGATCGTCGACTGCGACCCGCCGCGAACTCGTAGAGTTGGGTGAACGCACACTGCGTCAGACTGACGAACGGCTTGCGTCGCTGCAGGGCACGGTAGATGAAAAGTTGCGGTTTTTGCAGCAGAGCAACGAGCAAAAGCTTGAGCAGATGCGCCAGACGGTGGATGAAAAGTTGCACGCAACGCTCGAAAAACGTCTTGGCGAATCGTTTCGCCTGGTTTCGGAGCGGCTGGAACTGGTGCACAAAGGCCTTGGCGATATGCAGTCGCTTGCGCACGGTGTCGGCGATTTGAAGCGCATGATGCAGAGCGTGAAAGTGCGCGGCACGTGGGGTGAGGTTCAGCTTCAATCGTTGCTTGAGCACGTGCTGACCGATGGGCAGTACGCGCGAAATGTTCAGGTGGTCCCTGGATCTGCAGAGCGCGTCGACTTTGCGCTGCGGCTTCCCGGCCGATCTGCTTCTTCTGACGAACCGGTTTGGCTTCCGCTTGACAGCAAGTTTCCGCTGGAGGATTACCAGCGTCTTGTCGAGGCGCAAGAGGTGGCAGACCTTTCGCGGATGGAGGAGGCTGGAAAGGCGCTTGAGCGCCGTTTGCTGCAAGAGGCGGGATCGATCGCCGCAAAGTACATTCATCCTCCTGCGACGACGGATTTTGCTCTGCTCTTTTTGCCGACGGAAGGTCTCTATGCTGAAGCGATCAAGCGTCCGGGATTGGTGGAACGCCTCCAGCGTGAGCATCGCGTGGTCATTGCAGGTCCTACGACGCTTGGCGCACTGCTCAATAGCCTGCAGATGGGTTTTCGGACACTCGCGATTGAACAGCGTTCTACCGAAGTTTGGAAGACCCTTGGGTCGGTCAAGACGGAATTTCAGAAATTCGGTTCAATCATTGAGAAGGTCAGGAAGAAGATGGACGCTGCGAGCAGTGAGTTTCAAGGTGTGGAGGTTCGCACTCGTGCGATGCAGCGGGCACTGCGCGCTGTGGAGGCATTGCCTGTGACCGAACACGATGCTTCGCATGTCGAACTTCAGAATTTTATGTATGACGAAGAACACGCGTTGGTTTCTGATGAAAGTTGA
- a CDS encoding sensor histidine kinase — MATHYAGGNDLFRTARIKVTLLLVALLLGLYLIMAGGVYVWVRQSTLASLDHVVRFESFSLLSRGAFVRLLIANVPALQVPIDPILPPFFFGSGGTTQGGHGQMPFAHSLSTRLSDMLDPNFAIAVYSPSQKLLYSAGTSIGTPRLSFAASRGQSYFTTQWTDHGKILLRTMTVEIRRDGNLLGYLSIGYNATRELTVLSRLIHILLIVGMGGALLALLGSFYASGRALSPIKRSWERQRQFVGDASHELRTPLAVIQSNLDIVLTHAHEGVIDNLEWLNNAKAEARRLTRLTEDLLTLARADSTMTPLRSERVDLRAIAENVHDAYAIYAESKDIQFLLEPSPDDAVVTGDADRLHQLFVILLDNAIKYTQEGGRITLKVEVTKGTIVIIVEDTGIGIEKGEQSLVFERFFRSDVARERESGGLGLGLSIAKWIVEAHRGRISVDSELGVGTTFRVVLPRAAGAHQAQAVQQTDRSKVDYK; from the coding sequence TTGGCTACGCATTACGCGGGGGGAAATGACCTTTTTCGCACTGCGCGCATCAAAGTTACGCTGCTTTTGGTTGCACTCTTGCTTGGCCTTTATCTCATCATGGCGGGAGGGGTTTACGTATGGGTACGGCAATCAACGCTCGCAAGCCTTGACCATGTCGTGCGCTTTGAATCGTTCTCGCTCTTGTCGCGAGGCGCGTTTGTCCGTTTGCTCATCGCAAACGTGCCTGCCCTCCAGGTCCCGATTGATCCCATTCTTCCCCCTTTCTTTTTTGGCAGCGGTGGAACGACTCAGGGGGGCCATGGGCAGATGCCTTTTGCGCACAGTCTTTCGACGCGTTTGAGCGATATGCTTGACCCGAATTTTGCGATTGCCGTTTATAGTCCTTCACAAAAACTTCTCTACAGTGCAGGCACATCCATTGGAACGCCCCGACTGTCGTTTGCGGCATCAAGGGGACAGTCTTATTTCACGACACAGTGGACAGATCATGGAAAGATTTTGTTGCGCACCATGACCGTTGAGATTCGGCGAGACGGGAATCTGCTCGGCTATTTGAGCATCGGCTATAACGCGACGCGAGAATTGACCGTGCTCTCCCGCCTGATCCACATTCTGCTCATTGTCGGCATGGGCGGTGCGCTGCTCGCCCTGCTGGGGAGTTTTTATGCGTCCGGGCGCGCGCTGTCGCCGATTAAGCGGTCATGGGAGCGTCAGCGGCAATTTGTCGGGGATGCGTCTCACGAACTGCGAACACCCCTTGCCGTGATTCAGTCCAATCTCGACATTGTACTCACCCACGCGCATGAAGGGGTCATCGACAATCTTGAGTGGCTCAATAACGCGAAGGCGGAGGCGCGGCGCTTGACGCGTCTGACAGAAGACTTGTTGACACTTGCGCGCGCGGATTCTACCATGACGCCACTTCGAAGTGAACGCGTCGATTTGCGAGCCATCGCCGAAAACGTCCATGACGCGTATGCGATCTACGCGGAGAGCAAAGACATACAGTTTCTACTCGAACCCTCTCCGGATGACGCGGTTGTGACGGGTGATGCGGATCGGCTCCATCAACTGTTTGTCATCCTTCTTGATAACGCAATCAAATATACGCAAGAAGGCGGACGCATCACGCTGAAGGTTGAAGTGACAAAAGGAACGATTGTGATCATTGTCGAAGATACAGGTATCGGCATCGAAAAAGGCGAACAGTCCCTCGTCTTCGAGCGCTTTTTTCGGAGTGACGTGGCGCGCGAGCGCGAATCAGGCGGGTTGGGACTAGGACTTTCGATTGCCAAGTGGATCGTCGAAGCGCACCGCGGACGGATAAGTGTTGACAGTGAGCTTGGCGTTGGTACGACGTTTCGCGTCGTGCTGCCGCGTGCGGCAGGTGCACACCAGGCTCAGGCGGTCCAGCAGACAGATCGTTCAAAGGTGGATTACAAGTGA
- a CDS encoding response regulator transcription factor — protein MRLLLIEDEVRLAKALQQTFSEHHYIVDLAHDGATGLDLAQTDTYDIILVDVMLPNMSGYEVVRKLRKTGHATPILMLTARDAVDDRVEGLDAGADDYLVKPFATKELLARVRALSRRSGEMLDVEEVSVGAISIDSVSRSVYVAGEPYSLTGKEFQLLELFMRNPNQVLPKELILDRVWGVEAPMDRNAVEIYVHFLRKKMDKVRIDRKIELAEMPVIETVRGVGYALRGGK, from the coding sequence GTGAGACTGTTATTGATTGAAGACGAGGTGCGTCTTGCCAAAGCATTGCAACAGACTTTTTCTGAGCATCACTATATTGTGGATCTGGCGCATGACGGCGCGACGGGACTCGATCTTGCGCAAACCGATACGTATGACATCATACTCGTTGACGTGATGTTGCCCAACATGAGCGGTTATGAGGTTGTCCGAAAGCTGCGCAAGACGGGCCACGCCACCCCCATTCTCATGCTGACTGCGCGCGACGCTGTGGATGACCGGGTGGAGGGGCTTGACGCGGGCGCAGATGACTATCTCGTCAAGCCTTTTGCGACAAAAGAACTATTGGCGCGTGTTCGGGCACTGAGCAGGCGCAGTGGCGAGATGCTCGATGTGGAAGAGGTTTCTGTCGGGGCCATCTCGATTGACTCAGTATCGCGTTCCGTGTATGTGGCAGGAGAGCCGTACAGTTTAACTGGAAAGGAATTCCAACTCCTTGAGCTGTTCATGCGAAACCCGAATCAGGTGCTGCCAAAGGAACTGATCCTAGATCGCGTCTGGGGCGTCGAAGCGCCAATGGATCGCAACGCTGTTGAGATTTATGTCCACTTCCTTCGGAAAAAAATGGACAAAGTTCGCATTGATCGGAAGATCGAACTGGCGGAGATGCCAGTCATCGAGACGGTGAGGGGGGTTGGCTACGCATTACGCGGGGGGAAATGA